A single Anopheles funestus chromosome 2RL, idAnoFuneDA-416_04, whole genome shotgun sequence DNA region contains:
- the LOC125765878 gene encoding LOW QUALITY PROTEIN: DNA mismatch repair protein spellchecker 1-like (The sequence of the model RefSeq protein was modified relative to this genomic sequence to represent the inferred CDS: inserted 1 base in 1 codon) — protein MSNLKPLQCLNLDKPQQRTFIEFFNTLGEKPASTVRIFDRSDYYSCHGADATLVAKILFKSTNVVKIMEIDDHQLPYISLSKNNFEGLIRELLLVRNYRIEVYTKSSKRKLENDWSIQYKGSPGNLAHFEDVLFNNNNEMVSGSALIALHIRQELKQRMVGLGFIDVNERRMGVIEFVDDDFCTELEALIVLLSPKECLLPNVTAEYERIGEIMKRNNVIITSRKAKEFMMDKAEVIESLNKLLRFREGQQQNANTIPESSKTVAISALGVGLNYLELTNEIANHGQFQLTSLDSKRYVLLDAAAVSALNLFPKPGISIKSSTYRWQSVLGVLDRCRTPQGHRLMAQWIKQPLRDYELIKDRHDIVEYFVDNXSRAQLYDNHLKKLPDIMFVLKRLLRRKASLQDIFRLYQVTLRVPRMLSLLDVHNTGNVAVLNNIFNPIKDSLVDLKLFKAMVEQIIDLEAVEQGEYLVKADFDSQLQERKQEMDDIHSKMKRHLSSVAKDIGLDAGSSIKLEFVSQHGFHFRITLKDETLIRKNNSYRILDAIKGGVRFTTTKLQDYSESFATLKTAYEEQQQTIVSEVIRVAIGYTEPWTMLNNQIAQLDCLLSFAVSASTAPTPYVRPKMLKDGPSVLKLSQIRHPCLELQEDVNFIANDAMFDANDASMYIITGPNMGGKSTYIRSVGVAVLMAHVGAFVSCESAEMSIVDCILGRVGADDNFTKGLSTFMVEMIETAGIIRKASDKSLVIIDELGRGTSTYEGCGIAWSIAEWLAKESKCFTLFATHFQEITDLATYVPNVKNCHMEAMVDGERMTLLYQVKPGVMEKSFGIQVAKLANFPPSVIKLAEKFYNECEDHRGSLKEKQDTNGLAVLKTCFDEIDNFDSTNAVFSLSTDALQNLRSLVN, from the exons ATGTCTAATTTAAAACCCTTGCAATGTCTCAACTTAG ACAAACCACAGCAGAGAACATTCATCGAATTCTTTAATACATTGGGAGAG AAACCTGCTAGTACGGTGCGCATTTTTGACCGATCGGATTATTACAGTTGCCATGGCGCAGAtgcaactttggttgcaaaaatACTGTTCAAATCTACgaacgtggtaaaaataatggaaattgATGATCACCAACTGCCCTACATTTCGTTgagtaaaaacaatttcgaaggCCTTATAAGAGAGCTGCTTCTTGTCCGCAATTATCGTATAGAAGTGTACACAAAATCATCGAAAAGGAAGCTCGAGAATGATTGGTCAATTCAATACAAAGGTTCTCCAGGCAATCTGGCCCACTTCGaagatgttttgtttaataacaATAACGAAATGGTCAGCGGATCGGCTCTGATTGCTTTGCACATTCGTCAAGAATTGAAACAGCGGATGGTAGGGCTGGGCTTTATCGACGTCAACGAAAGGCGAATGGGTGTGATCGAGTTTGTCGACGATGATTTCTGCACTGAGTTGGAGGCTCTCATCGTTTTGCTAAGCCCAAAGGAATGTCTGCTTCCCAACGTTACAGCAGAG TATGAGCGCATCGGAGAAATAATGAAGAGAAACAATGTTATAATTACATCTCGTAAAGCGAAGGAATTTATGATGGATAAAGCTGAGGTTATCGAAAGTTTGAATAAATTACTTCGATTCCGGGAAGGCCAGCAGCAAAATGCAAATACCATTCCCGAGTCATCAAAGACGGTCGCGATCAGTGCCCTTGGTGTGGGTTTAAATTATCTTGAACTAACAAATGAGATAGCTAATCACGGCCAGTTCCAGCTGACATCGCTCGATTCAAAAcg CTACGTTCTTTTGGATGCGGCAGCAGTATCGGCCTTGAATCTCTTTCCTAAACCGGGAATATCGATTAAATCGAGCACCTATCGATGGCAGAGTGTGCTTGGTGTACTTGATCGGTGTCGCACGCCACAGGGTCATCGGTTGATGGCTCAATGGATAAAACAACCGTTGCGAGATTATGAGCTTATCAAAGATCGTCACGACATTGTCGAGTACTTCGTCGATA ACAGTCGTGCGCAACTGTACGATAATCACCTGAAGAAGCTGCCTGATATAATGTTCGTGCTAAAACGCCTGTTACGTCGCAAGGCTTCTTTGCAGGACATTTTCCGTCTGTACCAGGTGACACTACGTGTGCCCCGGATGCTAAGTCTGCTAGATGTGCACAACACGGGAAATGTAGCAGTGCTTAACAATATATTCAATCCGATCAAGGATAGCTTGGTAGATTTGAAGCTTTTCAAGGCAATGGTTGAACAAATAATAGATTTGGAAGCGGTCGAACAGGGCGAATATCTGGTAAAAGCTGATTTCGATAGTCAGTTGCAGGAGCGGAAACAGGAGATGGACGATATTCATTCCAAAATGAAGCGTCACCTTTCTTCGGTAGCGAAAGATATCGGGCTGGATGCTGGATCGTCCATCAAGCTGGAATTTGTAAGCCAACATGGTTTCCATTTCCGTATTACGCTGAAGGATGAAACATTGATACggaaaaataattcttatCGCATTCTGGATGCGATCAAGGGTGGCGTACGGTTCACCACAACCAAACTGCAAGACTATAGTGAATCATTTGCTACATTGAAGACTGCTTATGaagaacaacagcaaacaatagTTTCCGAGGTGATACGAGTGGCTATAGGATACACAGAACCTTGGACGATGCTTAACAATCAGATAGCACAGCTAGATTGTTTGTTAAGTTTCGCCGTTAGCGCCTCAACTGCACCGACACCTTATGTACGACCCAAAATGCTTAAAGATGGGCCAAGTGTATTGAAACTTTCCCAAATTCGCCACCCGTGTCTCGAACTTCAAGAAGATGTAAACTTTATCGCTAACGATGCAATGTTCGATGCAAACGATGCATCCATGTACATTATTACCGGACCAAACATGGGAGGCAAAAGCACCTACATAAGGTCGGTTGGTGTTGCGGTACTGATGGCACATGTCGGCGCATTTGTATCGTGCGAAAGTGCAGAAATGTCCATCGTCGATTGCATCCTGGGTCGGGTCGGTGCGGATGATAATTTTACGAAAGGGCTTAGTACGTTTATGGTAGAAATGATCGAAACAGCCGGAATTATTCGTAAAGCAAGCGATAAATCGCTTGTTATTATCGATGAGCTTGGACGCGGCACATCAACTTACGAGGGATGCGGTATCGCATGGTCTATTGCTGAGTGGTTAGCGAAGGAAAGCAAATGCTTCACTCTATTCGCCACGCACTTCCAAGAAATAACTGACCTAGCCACGTACGTACCGAATGTTAAAAATTGTCACATGGAAGCAATGGTCGACGGAGAACGAATGACATTATTGTACCAGGTAAAGCCGGGTGTGATGGAGAAGAGTTTCGGTATACAGGTCGCCAAACTAGCCAACTTTCCTCCGAGTGTCATTAAG CTTGCTGAAAAATTCTACAACGAGTGTGAAGATCATCGAGGATCGCTTAAAGAAAAACAGGATACCAACGGGTTGGCAGTGTTAAAAACGTGTTTTGATGAGATCGATAATTTTGATTCTACCAATGCCGTCTTTTCTTTGTCTACCGATGCATTGCAAAATCTACGATCATTGGTGAATTGA
- the LOC125765880 gene encoding L-dopachrome tautomerase yellow-f isoform X1: protein MKLGLNNVVLLVATLQALLLLPDVFAVKLKEKFKWREVSFAWPSEDVKREALDSGKYIVHNNLPLGLERWRDKLFITVPRWKSGVAASLTYVNVTDGMSPDLRPYPGWDENQLPTGSVDRFSNHHHFLAPFPTIFPFFIFSYWILERNGASDEGSSYLKNNASIISTFRVRADECDRLWVMDTGLADILGDAVQYAPPSLVLFDLYTDKLIRRHFFNSTLLKEDSFFANVIVDTERGDCDNAHAYIPDLGSYAVIVYSLAEDRSWRVKHNFFHFDPLAGDYNIGGVNFQWTDGVFGMAVGKRLQDGTRPVYFHAFSSTKEFMVSNTVLKNESYAQSPQAYYDYKLLGDRGPNSQSSAEFYDSETGVIFYTQVNKDGVGCWNTVMPLTADTQGLVDSDSDALVFPNDLKVDNEGTLWVLSDRLPMFIFTSLDAEQYNYRILVGETRDIIKGTPCDK from the exons ATGAAGCTCGGTCTAAATAATGTGGTGCTTTTAGTTGCCACGCTACAGGCATTGTTGCTTCTTCCTGATGTGTTTGCTGTGAAGCTGAAGGAAAAATTCAAGTGGCGTGAAGTATCCTTCGCCTGGCCTTCGGAAGATGTTAAGAGGGAGGCATTGGATTCCGGAAAATATATCGTACACAACAATCTCCCACTCGGCCTAGAACGCTGGCGAGACAAGCTGTTTATCACGGTTCCAAG GTGGAAGTCAGGTGTAGCAGCATCACTGACGTACGTTAATGTGACCGACGGCATGAGTCCCGATTTGCGCCCCTACCCAGGATGGGATGAAAATCAACTTCCTACAGGTAGCGTGGACAGATTTTCAAATCATCACCACTTTCTTGCACCATTCCCTACAATATTCCCTTTCTTCATCTTTTCTTATTGGATTTTAGAACGCAATGGAGCATCAGATGAAGGTTCAAGCTATTTGAAGAACAATGCATCCATCATTTCCACCTTTCGGGTCCGTGCTGACGAATGTGACCGTCTCTGGGTCATGGACACAGGACTTGCAGATATTCTCGGCGATGCTGTTCAATACGCTCCTCCTTCGCTCGTACTATTTGACTTGTACACGGACAAACTTATTCGGCGACACTTTTTCAACAGTACCTTACTTAAGGAAGATTCATTCTTTGCGAATGTT aTCGTTGACACCGAGCGTGGAGATTGCGATAATGCGCATGCTTACATTCCGGACCTGGGAAGCTATGCGGTGATCGTGTATTCTCTAGCGGAAGATCGCTCGTGGCGCGTAAAGCATAACTTCTTCCACTTTGATCCGCTTGCTGGCGATTATAACATCGGTGGTGTCAACTTCCAATGGACGGACGGTGTGTTTGGTATGGCGGTGGGTAAACGCTTGCAAGACGGTACCAGGCCCGTGTATTTCCACGCCTTTTCAAGTACTAAGGAGTTTATGGTATCGAACACGGTGCTGAAAAATGAATCGTACGCGCAAAGCCCTCAAGCATACTATGACTACAAGCTGCTGGGTGACCGTGGGCCAAACTCGCAATCGTCTGCCGAATTCTATGATTCGGAAACAGGTGTCATTTTCTACACGCAAGTCAACAAGGATGGCGTGGGTTGCTGGAATACGGTCATGCCACTCACTGCGGACACCCAGGGTCTAGTTGATTCGGACAGTGACGCATTAGTGTTTCCCAACGATCTGAAAGTGGACAACGAGGGAACGCTGTGGGTACTCTCCGATCGGTTGCCCATGTTTATTTTCACAAGCTTGGATGCAGAGCAGTACAACTATCGCATTTTGGTGGGAGAAACGCGAGACATTATCAAGGGAACACCGTGTGATAAGTAA
- the LOC125765879 gene encoding gamma-aminobutyric acid type B receptor subunit 1 → MKNKTLKPDHGYCSETYNSVPCFLQYPTVFYLLLAVLFVGSVNGANQLHIGGIFPIAGKGGWQGGQACMPAAKLALQDVNENPDLLPGFNLTLHSNDSECEPGLGASVMYNLLYNAPQKLMLLAGCSTVCTTVAEAAKMWNLVVLCYGASSPALSDRSRFPTLFRTHPSATVHNPTRIKLMQKFGWSRVAILQQAEEVFISTVEDLETRCKDAGIEIVTRQSFLSDPTDAVRNLRRQDARIIVGLFYVVAARRVLCEMYKQQLYGRAYVWFFIGWYEDNWYEVNLKNENISCTKEQMKMAAEGHLTTEALMWNQNNQKTISGMSSEDFRKRLNAALIEEGYDISHNRYPEGYQEAPLAYDAVWSVALAFNKTMQRLTEQNSGKNLKDFTYTDKEIANAIYAAMNSTQFLGVSGVVAFSSQGDRIALTQIEQMIDGQYYKLGYYDTQADNLTWFNKEKWDGEKVPQDRTIVRRVLRTVSLPLFICMSTISSFGILVAITLIIFNIWHRHRRVIQSSHPVCNTIMLFGVIICLVSVILLGIDGQFITAENYPKVCQARAWILSTGFTLAYGAMFSKVWRVHRFTTKTKTDPKKKVEPWKLYTMVSGLLTVDLVILLTWQMQDPLQRRLETFPLEDPISSNDDVKIRPELEHCESHNNSVWLGVIYGFKGLILVFGLFLAYETRSIKVKQINDSRYVGMSIYNVVVLCLITAPVAMVIASQQDASFAFVALAVIFCCFLSMLLIFVPKVIEVLRHPKDKVESKFSNDTGISKEDEERYQKLISENDDLQKLIAQKEDKIRLLKQRLTERESKNPAPPFNESLNGNTVGGVQFNRSSSTALAQK, encoded by the exons atgaaaaataagacTTTAAAGCCTGATCATGGATATTGTAGCGAAACTTATAATAGT GTACCATGCTTCCTTCAGTACCCGACAGTGTTCTATTTGCTGTTGGCAGTCCTCTTTGTCGGTAGTGTGAATGGAGCAAACCAACTGCATATTGGTGGAATCTTTCCCATAGCAGGAAAGGGCGGTTGGCAGGGAGGACAGGCGTGCATGCCAGCCGCCAAGCTTGCTCTACAGGATGTAAATGAAAATCCAGACCTTTTGCCAGGGTTTAACTTAACACTACACAGCAATGATAGCGAG TGTGAACCAGGTCTTGGGGCAAGTGTTATGTACAATTTACTATACAATGCGCCACAAAAGCTGATGCTGCTAGCGGGTTGCAGCACTGTGTGTACGACGGTAGCAGAAGCAGCGAAAATGTGGAACTTAGTTGTG CTATGCTATGGAGCATCCAGTCCAGCTCTTTCAGATCGCAGTAGATTCCCTACACTGTTTAGAACTCATCCCTCGGCTACAGTGCATAACCCTACTAGGATTAAACTGATGCAAAAGTTTGGCTGGTCAAGGGTTGCAATCCTACAACAAGCAGAGGAAGTATTCATATCG ACTGTTGAGGATTTAGAAACCAGATGTAAAGATGCCGGCATCGAAATAGTGACGAGACAATCATTTCTATCCGATCCTACGGATGCAGTACGAAATTTACGACGACAGGATGCACGTATAATAGTGGGATTGTTCTACGTGGTGGCCGCACGCCGTGTTTTATGTGAAATGTATAAACAACAGCTTTACGGAAGGGCttatgtgtggttttttattG GATGGTACGAGGACAATTGGTACGAGGTAAACCTGAAAAACGAGAACATTTCATGCACCAAAGAACAGATGAAGATGGCTGCTGAGGGTCACTTAACAACGGAGGCGCTAATGTGGAATCAGAACAATCAAAAAACGATATCAGGGATGTCATCAGAGGATTTTCG aaaacgtttgAATGCCGCATTAATTGAGGAGGGCTATGATATCAGCCACAATCGCTATCCGGAAGGCTACCAGGAGGCTCCACTCGCCTACGACGCAGTGTGGAGTGTGGCATTAGCATTTAATAAAACGATGCAAAGGCTAACGGAGCAAAACTCGGGTAAAAATCTGAAAGACTTTACGTACACTGATAAGGAAATAGCGAACGCGATTTACGCCGCCATGAACTCAACCCAATTTCTAGGCGTATCG GGTGTGGTTGCTTTCAGTTCGCAGGGTGATCGTATCGCATTGACTCAGATAGAACAAATGATTGATGGGCAGTACTATAAGCTGGGATACTACGACACACAGGCCGACAATCTTACGTGGTTTAACAAAGAGAAATGGGATGGAGAAAAG GTACCCCAAGATCGTACGATTGTGAGACGGGTTTTGAGAACAGTTTCATTACCACTGTTTATCTGTATGAGCACAATATCGAGTTTTGGCATACTGGTAGCAATAACACTCATCATATTTAACATTTGGCACAGGCATCGAAG gGTCATTCAATCGTCACATCCCGTGTGCAATACTATTATGCTTTTTGGGGTGATCATTTGTCTCGTGTCCGTCATTTTGTTGGGTATTGATGGACAGTTTATAACTGCGGAAAATTATCCAAAA GTATGTCAAGCTAGAGCATGGATCCTTTCGACTGGCTTTACCTTAGCGTATGGAGCGATGTTTAGCAAAGTGTGGCGTGTGCACCGCTTTACAACGAAAACTAAAACGGATCCTAAG AAAAAGGTGGAACCTTGGAAGTTGTATACAATGGTGTCTGGACTATTGACGGTGGATTTGGTAATATTGCTGACATGGCAAATGCAAGATCCTCTACAACGAAGACTAGAAACATTCCCACTGGAGGATCCGATTTCGTCTAATGATGATGTTAAAATACGGCCAGAGCTGGAGCATTGTGAAAGCCATAACAATTCCGTTTGGTTAG GGGTAATATACGGCTTTAAGGGATTGATACTAGTATTTGGACTTTTCTTGGCATATGAGACACGTTCCATCAAGGTGAAGCAAATAAACGATTCTCGTTACGTCGGAATGAGTATTTACAACGTGGTGGTGCTATGTTTAATCACTGCTCCTGTTGCTATGGTGATAGCATCACAACAAGATGCTTCCTTCGCATTTGTCGCGCTGGCTgtcatattttgttgtttcctcAGTATGCTCCTAATTTTCGTGCCGAAG GTGATCGAAGTTCTGCGCCATCCCAAAGATAAGGTCGAGTCTAAATTTAGCAATGATACCGGAATTTCGAAGGAGGACGAAGAACGCTACCAAAAACTGATATCGGAAAATGACGATCTGCAGAAATTAATCGCTCAA AAAGAAGATAAAATACGATTGTTAAAGCAGCGCCTCACGGAACGGGAATCGAAGAATCCTGCTCCACCTTTCAATGAATCTTTAAATGGAAACACCGTCGGTGGAGTACAATTTAATCGATCATCTTCAACCGCTCTAGCTCAAAAGTAA
- the LOC125765880 gene encoding protein yellow isoform X2, which yields MKLGLNNVVLLVATLQALLLLPDVFAVKLKEKFKWREVSFAWPSEDVKREALDSGKYIVHNNLPLGLERWRDKLFITVPRWKSGVAASLTYVNVTDGMSPDLRPYPGWDENQLPTERNGASDEGSSYLKNNASIISTFRVRADECDRLWVMDTGLADILGDAVQYAPPSLVLFDLYTDKLIRRHFFNSTLLKEDSFFANVIVDTERGDCDNAHAYIPDLGSYAVIVYSLAEDRSWRVKHNFFHFDPLAGDYNIGGVNFQWTDGVFGMAVGKRLQDGTRPVYFHAFSSTKEFMVSNTVLKNESYAQSPQAYYDYKLLGDRGPNSQSSAEFYDSETGVIFYTQVNKDGVGCWNTVMPLTADTQGLVDSDSDALVFPNDLKVDNEGTLWVLSDRLPMFIFTSLDAEQYNYRILVGETRDIIKGTPCDK from the exons ATGAAGCTCGGTCTAAATAATGTGGTGCTTTTAGTTGCCACGCTACAGGCATTGTTGCTTCTTCCTGATGTGTTTGCTGTGAAGCTGAAGGAAAAATTCAAGTGGCGTGAAGTATCCTTCGCCTGGCCTTCGGAAGATGTTAAGAGGGAGGCATTGGATTCCGGAAAATATATCGTACACAACAATCTCCCACTCGGCCTAGAACGCTGGCGAGACAAGCTGTTTATCACGGTTCCAAG GTGGAAGTCAGGTGTAGCAGCATCACTGACGTACGTTAATGTGACCGACGGCATGAGTCCCGATTTGCGCCCCTACCCAGGATGGGATGAAAATCAACTTCCTACAG AACGCAATGGAGCATCAGATGAAGGTTCAAGCTATTTGAAGAACAATGCATCCATCATTTCCACCTTTCGGGTCCGTGCTGACGAATGTGACCGTCTCTGGGTCATGGACACAGGACTTGCAGATATTCTCGGCGATGCTGTTCAATACGCTCCTCCTTCGCTCGTACTATTTGACTTGTACACGGACAAACTTATTCGGCGACACTTTTTCAACAGTACCTTACTTAAGGAAGATTCATTCTTTGCGAATGTT aTCGTTGACACCGAGCGTGGAGATTGCGATAATGCGCATGCTTACATTCCGGACCTGGGAAGCTATGCGGTGATCGTGTATTCTCTAGCGGAAGATCGCTCGTGGCGCGTAAAGCATAACTTCTTCCACTTTGATCCGCTTGCTGGCGATTATAACATCGGTGGTGTCAACTTCCAATGGACGGACGGTGTGTTTGGTATGGCGGTGGGTAAACGCTTGCAAGACGGTACCAGGCCCGTGTATTTCCACGCCTTTTCAAGTACTAAGGAGTTTATGGTATCGAACACGGTGCTGAAAAATGAATCGTACGCGCAAAGCCCTCAAGCATACTATGACTACAAGCTGCTGGGTGACCGTGGGCCAAACTCGCAATCGTCTGCCGAATTCTATGATTCGGAAACAGGTGTCATTTTCTACACGCAAGTCAACAAGGATGGCGTGGGTTGCTGGAATACGGTCATGCCACTCACTGCGGACACCCAGGGTCTAGTTGATTCGGACAGTGACGCATTAGTGTTTCCCAACGATCTGAAAGTGGACAACGAGGGAACGCTGTGGGTACTCTCCGATCGGTTGCCCATGTTTATTTTCACAAGCTTGGATGCAGAGCAGTACAACTATCGCATTTTGGTGGGAGAAACGCGAGACATTATCAAGGGAACACCGTGTGATAAGTAA
- the LOC125764819 gene encoding protein Wnt-2, with the protein MRNVAAALFVILTIFKLRAAKCFVSTVLCSRIPGLTQTQRQICTESSDAVVSLASGQLLGASECQKQFYGHRWNCTHVWNNDMLGQIIVIGSKEAAYTYGITSAGAVYSITAACAKGNITTCGCDTKQKSFSSSESENWKWGGCSVDIGYGMRFAKKFLDAREIENDNRSLMNLHNNRVGRKIVKLLLRTECKCHGVSGSCAMKTCWKSLPSFHVIGNTMMKKYRKAKMVYGINLRNSQLQLVLKRKGNKMQQKNGKILSDGQIPKRTELIYLEPSPNYCERNISIGVLGTTDRNCNRTSTSVDRCDLLCCGRGYNTHQIDRTWQCNCKFKWCCTVTCDVCSERKEEYTCK; encoded by the exons ATGAGAAACGTTGCAGCGGCGCTGTTTGTTATTCTcacaattttcaaattaag GGCCGCCAAATGTTTCGTATCAACAGTGCTTTGCTCGCGTATACCAGGCCTCACGCAAACCCAGCGTCAGATATGCACAGAATCATCAGATGCTGTTGTATCCTTAGCCTCTGGACAGTTATTAGGAGCGAGTGAAtgccaaaaacagttttacG GTCATCGATGGAACTGTACTCACGTATGGAATAATGACATGCTCGGACAGATAATAGTAATag GGTCCAAAGAGGCTGCATATACATACGGTATAACTAGTGCTGGAGCAGTTTACTCCATTACTGCAGCATGCGCAAAAGGGAACATTACAACGTGTGGTTGtgacacgaaacaaaaaagtttttcttctaGCGAGTCTGAA AACTGGAAATGGGGAGGTTGTTCCGTAGACATTGGTTACGGTATGCGGTTTGCAAAAAAGTTTCTTGATGCCCGTGAAATCGAAAACGATAACCGCAGTCTCATGAACCTGCACAATAATCGTGTCGGAAGAAAG atagTGAAGCTGCTCTTACGGACCGAATGTAAATGCCACGGCGTTAGTGGTTCCTGTGCCATGAAAACCTGCTGGAAAAGTCTCCCATCGTTTCACGTTATTGGTAACACCATGATGAAGAAATATCGCAAAGCCAAAATGGTTTATGGGATCAACCTAAGGAATAGTCAACTTCAACTCGTACTGAAACG aaaaggcaacaaaatgcagcaaaaaaatggcaaaatacTGAGTGATGGTCAAATTCCAAAGAGAACGGAGTTAATCTATTTGGAGCCTTCGCCAAATTATTGTGAGCGTAATATCAGTATTGGTGTTCTGGGTACAACAGATAGAAATTGCAATCGTACTTCAACTTCCGTGGATCGGTGCGATCTGTTGTGTTGCGGACGAGGCTATAACACGCACCAGATCGACCGGACCTGGCAATGTAATTGTAAGTTTAAATGGTGCTGCACTGTGACGTGCGATGTCTGCTCCGAGCGCAAGGAAGAGTACACTTGTAAATAA